Proteins encoded together in one Triticum dicoccoides isolate Atlit2015 ecotype Zavitan chromosome 7B, WEW_v2.0, whole genome shotgun sequence window:
- the LOC119337263 gene encoding probable Ufm1-specific protease — protein METAAAGARRPPALRLLCPKKSVLSSPFPSLLWLVGSPRFLHPVTVAAALRCLRFLSDDGPFSPDLPHEADEIRGLLVRGFDIVGSLFVGSANFESDAGRALELAGELRQRLFGERASHVMVGGCVDASTGDIRFLVSESEGSEVVEGQEVLWGDEPGRSLLEKGCLLRCELQLQLPLYLPSDETMSGIEARFSSLIESTAANLRGPHVSYLVEGPTATFDESHHSVILHGNNLNSVSQLPINTNKNKCSAKIVSCSEFLPTKRHDLSIRENADAIQITVLSNQSLNISKAGSTVPMLKYCPAPAPASLRVIDLKLDVLCYSSMDLPVAVAVSELVIPGLADQLSIMKKAIVSELLTQQPQLCPYHFVPPGLLIPLTAIYDTRYGEIEEKQSELRRNLHFRLGLPLDRPLLRTSNALTFGAMERRDRSSSKSGSSLLRDVHKEIPSSGVSGGIMSLIDGSYEYYHYLHDGIDDNGWGCAYRSLQTIMSWYRLQQYSSINVPSHREIQQVLVEIGDKDPSFIGSREWIGAIELSFVLDKLLGASCKIINVRSGDELPEKCRELAIHFETQGTPVMIGGGVLAYTLLGVDYNEASGDCAFLILDPHYTGGDDLKKIVNGGWCAWKKSVNSKGRSFFLKDKFYNLLLPQRPNMV, from the exons ATGGAAACTGCCGCCGCTGGTGCGCGCCGCCCGCCGGCCCTCCGCCTCCTCTGCCCTAAGAAGTCCGTCCTCTCCTCTCCCTTCCCGTCCCTCCTCTGGCTCGTCGGCTCCCCTCGCTTCCTCCATCCCGTCACCGTCGCTGCCGCCCTCCGCTGCCTCCGCTTCCTGTCTGACGACGGCCCGTTCTCCCCCGATCTTCCCCACGAAGCAG ACGAAATCCGTGGACTGCTCGTGAGGGGGTTCGACATCGTGGGGAGCCTGTTCGTCGGGAGCGCGAATTTCGAGTCCGATGCCGGCAGAGCGCTGGAACTGGCTGGAGAGCTGAGGCAGCGGTTGTTCGGCGAAAGGGCGAGCCATGTCATGGTTGGAGGCTGCGTGGATGCGTCCACTGGGGACATTCGGTTTCTTGTTTCGGAGAGTGAAGGGTCAGAAGTGGTGGAAGGGCAGGAGGTTTTGTGGGGGGATGAGCCGGGGAGGTCGCTGCTGGAGAAGGGCTGCCTTCTGCGCTGCGAGCTGCAGCTGCAGCTGCCACTCTATCTTCCTTCGGATGAGACGATGTCTG GCATTGAAGCGAGGTTTTCTTCACTCATTGAATCTACAGCTGCTAACCTCAGAGGTCCTCATGTTTCTTACCTAGTTGAAGGCCCGACTGCAACATTTGACGAGTCACACCATTCAGTTATCTTACATGGCAATAATTTGAATTCTGTTTCCCAACTACCCATCAACACAAACAAAAACAAGTGCAGTGCCAAAATTGTATCCTGTTCAGAATTCTTACCGACAAAGAGGCATGACCTCTCAATAAGGGAG AATGCAGATGCAATTCAGATAACTGTCCTATCCAATCAATCATTGAACATCTCAAAGGCTGGCTCCACTGTCCCTATGTTAAAGTACTGTCCAG CACCAGCACCAGCTAGCCTGAGAGTAATCGACCTGAAGCTAGATGTATTATGCTACAGTTCTATGGATCTTCCTGTAGCCGTTGCTGTATCTGAGCTAGTTATTCCGGGATTAGCTGATCAGCTAAGCATTATGAAGAAGGCTATCGTCTCAGAGCTCTTAACTCAACAGCCTCAG CTTTGTCCGTACCATTTTGTTCCTCCTGGGTTGCTTATTCCTCTAACAGCTATATACGACACAAGATACGGGGAGATTGAGGAAAAGCAGA GTGAACTTAGAAGAAATCTGCACTTCAGGCTTGGTCTGCCCTTGGATCGTCCTTTGTTACGGACTTCTAATGCACTAACTTTTGGTGCCATGGAAAGGCGAGATAGAAGCTCATCTAAAAGTG GTTCCTCATTGCTTCGAGATGTCCACAAAGAAATTCCATCTAGTGGTG TATCTGGAGGAATCATGTCATTGATTGATGGTTCATATGAGTATTACCATTACCTACATGATGGTATCGATGACAAT GGATGGGGATGTGCTTACCGTTCtctacaaacaatcatgtcttggtACAGGCTACAACAGTATTCGTCTATAAATGTTCCTTCACACAG GGAGATCCAGCAAGTTCTTGTTGAAATTGGTGATAAGGATCCATCATTTATTGGATCTCGGGAATGGATTGGAGCGATAGAATTAAGCTTTGTGCTTGACAAACTTCTTGGT GCTAGTTGCAAGATAATTAACGTGAGATCTGGTGATGAGCTTCCTGAGAAATGCAGAGAACTTGCGATACATTTTGAAACCCAGGGAACTCCTGTAATGATTG GTGGTGGAGTTTTGGCTTATACCCTTCTGGGAGTTGATTACAACGAAGCCAGCGGTGATTGTGCTTTTCTCATCCTCGATCCACACTACACTGGCGGTGATGACCTCAAGAAGATTGTTAATGGTGGATGGTGCGCGTGGAAGAAGTCTGTCAACAGCAAGGGtcggagcttcttcttgaaggacaAGTTCTACAACCTTCTTCTGCCCCAAAGGCCCAATATGGTGTGA